The genome window CAATCACTGGGAAATGGTGCAGGATCTGATGGATCAGTTATAACAGGTAAGAGTTTGGTTTAACATAAagctttattttataaatagaaTGGTAGAAATTAATAACTACTTTAATGCAATAGTTATTGTTTATGATGAAGTGACACTGGAAATATATAAACTGCTTATGGCATGGTCTTAAAATACTTAAGGCTAAAGTTAATATATTAGACAAATGTCACTGAGGAATGACTGTAACATAAAGTTACATAGCCTTTAGTCAGAGACTTTGGGAGATCAGAATGGGAATCACTGCAGTGGTGTGGGACACTGTGGAGTTCTCAGTAAGGTTTTCCTGTTGAATCTGGGTGTTTGCAAGTCTTTTAGCAAGGAGAGCCATTTGAAGTAGTTTGCTGATAACCTTTTGGTTGGTTTGCATTATGCTTTGTTTTGGAGGGTTCTTGATTTAGATCAATTCCCAGCTTGTGATCCCTATTTCACCTTGGAATAATAGAACTGAGGCAGTTGAAATGAACAGTGTGGGTTTGAAGGCAATGGGGAGAGCTGCCTTCTGGCACTATGGACCGAAGGAATGTTTCTAGAACTACgattttgttctcttttggTTGTAGACCTTCTCATGAGAGAGATGCCTGGTACAGGAAAAGTTATGATGTgctttatatatgtgtgtgtttgtttataACATGGTCCTTCAGAGGCAGGAGGCTTTACAATTATTTGAGTGTAGGTGTGTACAAGGCCTACAATAATTTAGATCAGCTTCTACTGTCACCTTCTCATGGAGTATTCAGTGCTCACTGCAAAATGTACTGGTTTTGTAGTCAGAGaacatggaaaatgtaaacttcCAAGGCTCAGATTCCATAAGGCAAGTAAAATGAAatgacactttaaaaaaatcctgggGTTTAGGCTGTTCTTGGTAACTCTGATGCCTGTGGGCTTGGCAGCGCTGGCAATGGAGACTCTGAGTTCCGTGCCaaggtttttttccaacatAATACTTGCTGACCTACATTCATGAGTGTTTCTTAATCTGTCTGTTAAAATAACACACCCATTAATTTGCTGAAGTCTTGTGGTGCAAGTTGCAAGATGGAAGATAAAAGGAATTCTGgcctcagaaaatattttcctcaaaaaaaggtggaaatattaattgaaataattaAGATTGGAACGTGTTAGTTTTGTAATGTGTTCATCTACTGGTGGCATGTCTGGTGAGTTTATTTCATTGTACGATTCAGAAATGCTTTGCCCgtcagaagaaaaacacagaaaatctgaGCAAGGCTATTTTAGAAGCAGACATTTGTGTTACCTTCCTTTTAACATCTGTACAGCCTTTCTACTGTTGTGCAGGACTCATCCATCTGCTTTTCAGCCCTCTGTTTAgatcataatttaaaattatgagtAGCTTTTCAAAGGTCAGGGGTCCTTATAATGTATCTTAAGTGCATCTGTGTGAGGTAGGAATGTGTCTCTTGTGGTACTGCAACAAAAGATGCCCTGCTCATCCCTGCAGCACAAGAGATGGAAGATGCAAAGCCAGGATGAGCTGTTCACAGCCTTTCTGCAAAGAACAGTGGTGTGGTGTGTATTTATTGGGTCCATTATCATCCAAATTGTTCTTGTTGCCAGAGTCACTTCAGTAAGGCCTTTTCCTTCTTGACATCCCATGTCACATCAAAATTACCctgtattttgtgtgtgtttgcactggaaatatgaattatttttcaaagactTATGATTGAACTGTTAGTTCACTTAATGACTATTAacacaagattattttttagaaTAAACTCATTTTTTGTGTGGTTGTTAGTGTAGAAACTGTATCAATCTTGAAAGTATAGTATATATGaagtgttccttttttttttagacaccCTTTCACCAGCATCCAGTCCTTCATCCATTAATTTTGCCACAGCTCCAGGTAGCATAGATGAATCACCCAGTGGAGCACTAAACATTGAATGTAGAATTTGTGGGGATAAAGCCTCGGGCTACCATTACGGAGTACATGCTTGTGAAGGTTGTAAGGTACAgtcataattttcttcttaagaaCCTAAATCATGTTACTTTATGGGGTAATATGAAGATAAACATTTGGTGCATAAATGTTTAATTACTATAGGTCTAGCCATTACAATTCCTGTCTGTGGTCTTTTTTCTGAAGTAGATCATCCAGATGCCATAACTCAGACCTTCATCAAGCAGGAGCAATTCACAGTGATAAATTTAATACTGCTTTTCTGCATGTAGTTAGTGAAATACTAAAACAAAGCACTAAAccatgaccaaaaaaaaaaacaaaacaaaacaaaacaaagccttcTTGCTCCACTAGTTCCACTCCCAGTAGCATTTTATTTGTGTTGGGAGTATGGCTAGGAGGGGTATGCCACATTCCTGACAGCAGCAAATCCCAAAATTCTCACCTCCAGCACATGCTGCCTGAATCCCTTAGTATTGTACCTCTTGTAGTTGTGGGGCCAGGGCATGTCTCTGGTGCAAATTACTCTTATCATTAATGCATAATTCTTGAGATGATATGACCCATGAAGTATaagattcttttctttttcccctaaTGTTTTAGATTTCCATCTTTTTTCTATATTAGAAGGTAACAGGAGAGAAATAACAGTCTTTGTGTTATTGTTAAATAGCAATCTTTCTTTCATGCATCATGACAGTATGATCATTTGAATGTAAATCTTATGGAATAATGCAGAATATCTATTAGAGATGGAGAACCAGTTCCTAGCCAGGTGTGTCCCACAGCCTAAATGACATGTTGCTCTGTGATGTGACACAAACTGTTGAGATGTCTCTGGATTTGCTGTCCCTGTGGTTGGGCAATGTGTGAGCAACCTTGCATTGCAGACTGGAAACATCCTGGAAAGAGCAGTTGAGGTAGAGGCTGTTCTACAATaaatggtaaaagaaaaaaaaaaaatacctgtatGATTGAAGCTTAGTAGTCAACATTCATTAATATTACATATTggtttttttcaaactttttatAGGGCTTTTTTAGAAGAACAATTCGTTTAAAACTCATCTACGATAAATGTGATCGCAActgcaaaattcagaaaaaaaatcgTAATAAGTGCCAATACTGTCGTTTTCAAAAGTGCCTTTCAGTTGGAATGTCACATAATGGTAGGTAAGAGTGCCCTTAATTTGTTTGTTCCTACCCAGAgtctgctgctggaggcaggcaCTTGGATAGCATTTTTGCTCACACACATGAATTGAACCTCAGATTTTTTACAGGAGAGGTTGCTGTGGGGGACGCCATTTTCCCTGATGTGGTTCATACAGAGCTGCCAAATGTGCTGTTATGAGCTTTACACAGTTTGCTACATCTCAGTTTGTCCATATGAAtgttcatttatttcctttcttcaccCCAGAACTTTGGCACCAGTACTCCCATTGAAACAAATTTCAATACTGGAAGAATTCTGATCAAGGGTTTTGTAGAAGAGTAGGAGGAGAACAACTGCTTTCATTGTGAAGGGGAGTGATGTAGGATAGAAATCTGTAGGAAAGCAGCCTTCATTATTTTACAGGTTACAGTGCAACTGCTCTTGAGCAGATAATTTGGAAAGTGGGGAGGGAGGGCAAAGGTCTGTGCTGACTGTGCAACAGGAATCTGGTAGGTTATTTGTTAAACAGAATGGTTTAAAATTCAGAGCATTTAGATATCCAGTTTAAAAGTTATGTTGTTGTTTGTGCTAGTGATTTAAGATAAGGGCAGCAAGCTTGTGGCTTACAGACCAATTTCAGCCCACGAGGCAGTTTTCTGTGCAGGATGTAGCTTGCTGAGCAACACTGGTAAAGAGGGAGAGGCCAAGCCATGAGAAAGCAACATCTCACCTGGCCAGATGACAGTAGTTTTCCCTGCTTGGCTCTGATATTGTCCAGGCTGAACTTGGGGGCAGGTGCAATGTGAAAGTAGGCAAAAATGCTGGGGTAGGTGAAAAGCTGTGGGTTAGGAGACAAATTTCCTAAGGAAATTATGCAGTCGGGATAGGTGGGATGGGAACATGACTGGGGAAGCTGCTTGTGACGTTGTAGTCTAGAGTCCCAGCAGGAGGCATTGTGAGAGCTTACTTCCTGGTTCTGCAGAAGCCTGGCTCTCTTGCAATGAATCTTGACTGAGATTGAGGTGCATTGGAAGAGGGTTGGTAGTCTCTGCAAGACTGGGGATAACCATCCTCAAAAAATATGCTGGACAGCAAAGTGACATCTCAGGTTGGGTGCTGCGCAGGGAGCCATGCTGGTTGGCAGGAACTGCCATCCCTGTGAACCTGTTTCATCCTACTAAAAACACTGTGGCCACCTGTGCTCCAGTTGAAGGGAATAGCCACAGTTTTATTGCAGCAAACATGTGAGAGGCAGCAGGGGAAAGGGATGACTGCTAATTTGCTGGCAAGACTTCTCAGGAAAAGCTCTACGACTAAATTTATACCCATGATCTTAAAACTGTAAGTTTTAGTTTAAAGCAGGTATTCTTCCACTTTTTCAACAGGTTGGTGTGACCACTCACCCTTAAGGGGAAGGAAGCACCTAAGCCAGATTCCAAACAGGCTTTCCTTGTTGGACTTCCATTGAAGTGCACAGCTATATTTCAGATCATGCCTAGAGTCACCTCCTTATGTCATGAGAAGACCCCCTGGGCATGTTGAAAGGCTGATGGTGTTCATGCCTTGAATTGCTCAGTCTATGCAGTGAGGTCCTGTCTTCACTGATTGGATGCTGAAATGCTGTACAAGCAACTCACTGTATGAGCCATCTCAAACCCTTGCACACCTCCCAAGGCTAAAATGGGGCTGGCTTAGCTTGAAACTGAAACTGAAGAAGGATGAGGATGTGCCCATGAATGGTAGGACCACTTGCCCAAAAACCAGGAGACCTCCATACCCGGAGGTATTTCAGACTTacgtcttctgcctctcagaAGAATATCCCAATGACTAGATTGGGTATTCAGACTGTTCTCTCCAGTCTTGAAGGGCTAGTCTGTTGAGAAAGCAGTATGGAGTGTTGGGGGTAGAGGAGATTTTGTTGCCTATAGCCTTTGAGCTGTAAATGCAGGTCTTTGGGCTGGGGTTCCCACTGGCAGTACAGATGTGTTGAATGAAGAACTGGATGCCCCTGCAGGTtctgagccagcagtgcagTTCAGGCCTGACTCCattgcagctctccagctcGTGTGTGTGCTTTCTGCCAAGCTCCTGTCATGAGTTTACTTAGTGTTTTAAGAGCTCCCAAGGTGGACTTTGAGTTTCACATTGGGAGCTGTAGAACTCAGTAAGGAGAAAACTAAATACAAGTATATTTAGGTAATATAGAAGGGGAAAGGAATGTGTTCTAGCCCACTGCAGATAGTACTTTGTGTTCTGAAACACCTGATTTCCTTCAGTTTTTCATACTAGTCACTGACTGTGTTGGGAAGGAGGCGATGTCTTCACCTCTACCTCAGTTTTTCTAGACAGAAAAATCCTACTGCTCTGATCAGCAATGGTAGAAGGCTTAAGTTCTTGTataatttgtgtttgttttacaATTACGTCTTCCCATCAGCAATACGTTTTGGACGAATGCCGAGGTCTGAGAAGGCCAAGCTCAAAGCAGAAATTCTAACAGGTGAAAATTATGTAGAAGATTCAGAAATGGCAGATCTCAAATCACTTGCCAAAAGAATTCATGATGCCTACCTGAAAAACTTCAATATGAACAAGGTTAAAGCCAGAATCATCCTTGCAGGGAAAACCAATAACAATCCAGTAAGTACTTTTTctgttactttaaaataaaactgacagGTATGTAAGGTGATTGTAATAATTTGGTAGACGCTTTAGCAAatcttttagaaaataaatatcatGGTAATACAGACATGAAATATTCAAAGCAAATATCTGTAGTAAATATGGTTGCTTTTAACCACTATCAGAATAGTAAGAAGCTTTAGGAAAATTGGGTGATTACCTTGTAAATGGAAACTCATAACTCTAAAATATTGTCCTTAATCAAAAATGAAGTGATATCTGGATATGAATACCTCTTGATATGGGCAGAAcagttcaaaattattttcctattatgacagtgaaaaaaaaaaaattatgacacAAATGCCAGGATAAGTACTATTAGCTTGTAGGGTGTACAGGTGCTCTGCATGACTTTTCCTTTAATCAGAATAATATTTATagcaggaggggaaagaaaacttgagcttgtaattttttgtttacaGTGCTGGCCATTTCCTCACCCAGCCTTCCTGGTCTTTTCTGTATGGTTCCTTTGAAAGTCAGAAGCAAGCAAGATTTTGAAGACACATTTGCTGtagaagttatttttctgtcagGGTAATTTAGCCAAGGTCTACCTAATTTGATCAACTGCTTTTTGTTTAGCAGCACATGGGAGAGTATAATCGATGTAAAGACTCACTTGTTTCACtttatgcatatttatttaagctctgctgtgatttttgttacttttatgTAGAAGTACCTTATTTTATCAGCAACTTCAGTTTCAGTAAAAATTTGCAGGGAAGAAACTTTACATATGCCATAATGAAAACCATGTAAGTGTGGGGATGAGTGTTATCAAAATTGTAAGCAAGCTGTCTTCTGTATTATGGAATTTGGCTTATAATAGTCTAGTTTAGCCTACAGCTTTCTACATTAGAAGAGAGACACATGAATTATCCCAGTCTTTTTCATTACACTAAAGAGGTATGTAAAATGAGGCACAGGCTTAAACATTTTAAGGGTGACGTGAGCCTACAGTTAATACCACCTTTAGCTTCTTAGTGAGTGGGCTTCTGCAGAAAATCAATTTTGTGCTTGTTACCCTGTGTCAGAACCATAAGCCACAGCATGTGTCACACGTGCAGGGATGGATCCTAGAGTACTTAATCCCAGTTCTTGTATTTGAATGTGTGTGGCCACAGCCCCGGGACTAACCAGCCAACAGTGACCAGCACACGTGTGCCCGGGTGAATATGcacataaaaattaatgaagaatcAGCCCTAGGATGTTGCAAACAAGCTGctatcaatttttttccatacGCAGGGAAGAGCAAAGGGGTTTTAGGCTATTTCATCATCTCTTAAgtaaacaaacattttcattttcttttgacttttcagcagaaaagcaaGTTTTAAAAGAAGGGTTTTTTGATTGTAATTAGCAACGAACCTGTTTTAGAACTGTGTATTAACAGCCAGTTTCAGTGAATCCTAGTTTTTGGCACCACTGCGATTAATTTCAGAATGGATGAGCATTTTTCTTGATGACATGgtgtcattttttaatttagctcCCAAGTCCTTAGCCTCTTTTTTGCATACTGAAAttatgttaaattaaaaaaaaaaaagtatataagATAGTGTACATCTTTTAAAGGTTTAGAGATGTGTTGTGTTTCTTGTTTTGTCACTTTCCACTCATATCCACCTTCCCATGGAAAGTTCTGCTCTGTGTAACTCTGCTGGAGTGAGATGGAATGTGCAGTAGccataaacattttaaaatggaaaaccaTAGGAACCTGACATGTTGGACAGTTTTCTGAAGGAAACAAGTGAATTCTATGAGTTCCTGACAGAACACTATGTGTTCCCCATGAGCTgagcaaagcagcacaaagaagGTGCTTGGTGTGTATGGAAATAAGTTCCTGTTCAAGGACAGTTGCTGTGAGTTTGCTAGGCTGGGAAGCACTGGCGTTTATTGATTTTCTTTAGTGGATTGTACTTCATTTTGGTTGTTGCCCTGCAGATatgtatcaaaatatttttgagttcTCATTGTTTGTAAGAAAGTCTGCTGCTTTTGATAAAGATGTTTTAAGAGAGTGGCTCATCTGTTTGTAAAGCATGTACCTTTCAAAACAAATGGCATTATGGAAAAGACCAGATTTTGTGCTTGGCATTCTAGTGGATTCTCTGTTTAGAGATGACTCAGCACCAACTGCAGCTAGAAAGTTGGGACAGCTGTGACATTGTCTATGAGAATCTGATAATAAAACACAAGAGAAGTGCAAGGTTCACATTCTTATGCAAATATGCTGCCCTGTATTGAAATTACTGTCTGTGTTCCCCCTAGGGTACTTCAGGAAAGCATCATGATGTGCATCAAGTGTAGTTAGTTTAGGAATCAATAGGAGTGTAGGCAGAATAACCTGGACCTCTTGAGAAGATAATACAAGTCTTTTGTGAACCCTCTGAGACTGGCTCTGAGATGGATTTGTGCATCCCAAGCACAGGAGTGCTGGGGCTTCACTGTAACTATTCGATAAATCTAAAGATATGCCATACATCTTTACATTTGACTATTTGCATTGCTGTTTGCAGAGCAGACTTGTTAGGTATTGCAGTTTCTCATACACTGTTTGTCCTGATGAGAAGTATAAAAGAAGTCAGGGTTCATTGATAGTTGAGGACTGACTAGCATGGAAGTTAAAGTTCAgcaaaattcttattttttagGAAGAGAACAATTGATAACCATTATTTAGTGACTGAactagtgggtttttttctctgtagccATTTGTTATACATGATATGGATACCTTATGTATGGCAGAGAAGACCCTGGTGGCAAAACTGGTAGCCAATGGGATTCAGAACAAGGAAGCAGAAGTTCGAATCTTCCACTGCTGCCAGTGTACATCTGTGGAGACTGTCACAGAACTCACGGAATTTGCTAAATCCATCCCTGGCTTCTCCAGCCTGGACTTGAATGATCAGGTGACACTATTGAAGTACGGGGTGTACGAAGCCATATTTGCCATGTTGGCCTCTGTGATGAACAAGGACGGGATGCTGGTGGCTTATGGGAATGGATTTATAACCCGGGAGTTCCTGAAAAGCCTGAGAAAGCCATTCTGTGATATAATGGAGCCAAAATTTGATTTTGCAATGAAATTCAATGCACTGGATTTGGATGATAGCGATATATCCCTTTTTGTTGCTGCCATTATTTGCTGTGGAGGTAAGAATTACCCATTTGTTCTCTAAGGTagtaaattttaatatttctctctcatgaattaaaatttttaatggaaaagctTCTATCCTCTGGAAGATTCAGTTCTACCACTAACTACACTTTGAGGAATCATTATAAAATTATGACATGTAttcttttgcttgttttgagAACAGATCGTCCTGGTCTTGTAAATGTAGGACACATTGAAAAAATGCAGGAGAGCATTGTGCATGT of Vidua macroura isolate BioBank_ID:100142 chromosome 5, ASM2450914v1, whole genome shotgun sequence contains these proteins:
- the PPARA gene encoding peroxisome proliferator-activated receptor alpha, coding for MVDTENQLYPLTPLEEEDIDSPLSGEFLQDMENIQDLSQSLGDDSSGALSLTEFQSLGNGAGSDGSVITDTLSPASSPSSINFATAPGSIDESPSGALNIECRICGDKASGYHYGVHACEGCKGFFRRTIRLKLIYDKCDRNCKIQKKNRNKCQYCRFQKCLSVGMSHNAIRFGRMPRSEKAKLKAEILTGENYVEDSEMADLKSLAKRIHDAYLKNFNMNKVKARIILAGKTNNNPPFVIHDMDTLCMAEKTLVAKLVANGIQNKEAEVRIFHCCQCTSVETVTELTEFAKSIPGFSSLDLNDQVTLLKYGVYEAIFAMLASVMNKDGMLVAYGNGFITREFLKSLRKPFCDIMEPKFDFAMKFNALDLDDSDISLFVAAIICCGDRPGLVNVGHIEKMQESIVHVLKLHLQNNHPDDTFLFPKLLQKMADLRQLVTEHAQLVQIIKKTESDAHLHPLLQEIYRDMY